A genomic region of Mus musculus strain C57BL/6J chromosome 7, GRCm38.p6 C57BL/6J contains the following coding sequences:
- the Olfr552 gene encoding olfactory receptor 552: MLVNNITSTHPVAFLLMGIPGLEHLHIWISIPFCSAYTLAVLGNCTLLFIIRVDAALHEPMYLFLAMLAAIDLVLSSSTLPKMLSLFWFRDREINFHACLIQMFFLHSFAIMESAMLLAMAFDRYVAICKPLHYTTILTKPLIIKIGLAAVTRAVTLMTPLPFLLRRFHYCRGTVIAHCYCEHMAVVRLACGDTRFNNIYGIAVAMFIVVLDLLFVILSYIFILRAVLQLASQEARYKAFGTCVSHIGAILAFYTPVVISSVMHRVARRAAPHVHILLANFYLLFPPMVNPIIYGVKTKQIRERVLGLFLRKDLKGE; this comes from the coding sequence atgttGGTTAATAATATCACCTCAACCCACCCAGTGGCCTTCTTGTTGATGGGTATCCCAGGCCTAGAGCACTTACATATTTGGATCTCCATCCCCTTCTGCTCAGCCTATACCTTGGCTGTGCTTGGCAACTGCACCCTCCTTTTCATCATTCGGGTTGATGCAGCTCTCCATGAGCCCATGTACCTCTTTCTGGCCATGTTGGCAGCAATAGATCTGGTCCTTTCCTCGTCAACACTGCCCAAAATGCTCTCCCTGTTCTGGTTCAGGGATCGGGAAATCAATTTCCATGCCTGCCTTATCCAGATGTTCTTTCTCCATTCCTTTGCTATCATGGAGTCAGCAATGTTGTTGGCCATGGCCTTCGATCGTTATGTTGCCATATGCAAACCTCTGCACTATACCACCATCCTGACCAAGCCCCTCATCATCAAGATTGGCCTGGCTGCTGTGACTCGGGCTGTGACACTAATGACTCCACTTCCTTTTCTGCTCAGACGTTTCCATTACTGTCGAGGCACAGTGATTGCCCACTGCTACTGTGAACACATGGCTGTGGTGAGGCTGGCATGTGGGGACACACGCTTCAATAACATCTATGGCATTGCTGTGGCCATGTTTATTGTGGTGCTGGACCTGCTCTTCGTTATCTTGTCTTACATCTTCATCCTTCGTGCTGTTCTCCAGCTTGCCTCCCAGGAGGCTCGCTACAAGGCCTTTGGGACATGTGTGTCGCATATAGGTGCCATCTTAGCCTTCTATACACCTGTAGTCATCTCCTCAGTCATGCATCGTGTGGCTCGTCGGGCTGCTCCTCATGTCCACATACTCCTTGCTAATTTCTATCTTCTTTTCCCACCTATGGTCAATCCTATCATCTATGGTGTCAAGACTAAGCAGATTAGAGAGCGAGTCTTAGGGCTATTCCTCAGAAAGGATTTAAAAGGTGAgtga